The following are from one region of the Leclercia sp. AS011 genome:
- the arcB gene encoding aerobic respiration two-component sensor histidine kinase ArcB, translating into MKQIRLLAQYYVDLMMKLGLVRFSLLLALALVVLAIVVQMAITMVLHGQVESIDLIRSIFFGLLITPWAVYFLSVVVEQLEESRQRLTRVVEKLEEMRERDLKLNVQLKDNIAQLNQEISDRVKAEAERQTTLEQLKIEMKEREQTQIQLEQQSSFLRSFLDASPDLVFYRNEDKEFSGCNRAMELLTGKSEKQLVSLRPQDVYSPEAAAKVIETDEKVFRHNVSLTYEQWLDYPDGRKACFEIRKVPYYDRVGKRHGLMGFGRDITERKRYQDALERASRDKTTFISTISHELRTPLNGIVGLSRILLDTELTTEQEKYLKTIHVSAVTLGNIFNDIIDMDKMERRKVQLDNQPVDFTGFLADLENLSGLQAQQKGLRFVMEPTLPLPHKVVTDGTRLRQILWNLISNAVKFTQKGQVAVRVRYGEGEMLHFEVEDSGIGIPQEEQDKIFAMYYQVKDSQGGKPATGTGIGLAVSRRLAKSMGGDITVTSNPGHGSVFKLSVRAPAVAEEVEDTFAHDDMPLPALHVLLVEDIELNVIVARSVLEKLGSSVDVAMTGKAALEMFTPGEYDLVLLDIQLPDMTGLDISRELTSRYASDELPPLVALTANVLKDKKEYLDAGMDDVLSKPLAVPALTAMIKKYWDTCDEEESTMTTVDTEKAQSLLDIEMLEQYIDLVGPKLITDGIAIFEKMMPGYLNVLESNLTARDQKGVVEEGHKIKGAAGSIGLRHLQQLGKQIQSPELPAWEDNVGEWVEEMKQEWQNDVAVLKAWVENRKK; encoded by the coding sequence ATGAAGCAAATTCGGTTACTGGCGCAATACTATGTCGATCTGATGATGAAGCTCGGCCTGGTCCGCTTCTCCCTTCTGCTGGCGCTGGCGCTGGTGGTGCTGGCCATTGTGGTGCAGATGGCCATTACCATGGTGCTGCACGGCCAGGTTGAGAGCATTGACCTTATCCGGTCTATTTTCTTCGGCCTGCTGATCACCCCCTGGGCGGTCTATTTCCTCTCGGTGGTGGTTGAACAGCTGGAAGAGTCCCGCCAGCGGCTGACCCGGGTGGTGGAAAAGCTGGAGGAGATGCGCGAGCGCGATCTGAAGCTCAACGTGCAATTGAAAGATAACATTGCCCAGCTGAACCAGGAGATCTCAGACCGCGTAAAAGCGGAGGCCGAGCGCCAGACCACCCTGGAACAGCTGAAAATCGAAATGAAGGAGCGCGAGCAGACCCAAATCCAGCTTGAGCAGCAATCCTCCTTCCTGCGCTCTTTCCTTGATGCCTCCCCGGATCTGGTCTTCTACCGCAACGAAGACAAAGAGTTCTCCGGCTGTAACCGGGCGATGGAGCTCCTGACCGGCAAAAGTGAAAAACAACTCGTCAGCCTGCGTCCGCAGGACGTCTACTCACCTGAAGCGGCGGCCAAAGTTATCGAAACTGACGAGAAGGTGTTTCGTCACAACGTCTCTTTGACCTACGAACAGTGGCTCGACTACCCGGACGGGCGCAAAGCCTGCTTTGAAATCCGCAAAGTGCCTTATTACGACCGCGTCGGGAAACGCCACGGGCTGATGGGTTTCGGGCGTGACATTACCGAGCGTAAGCGCTATCAGGATGCCCTTGAGCGCGCCAGCCGGGATAAAACCACCTTTATCTCTACCATCAGCCATGAGCTGCGTACCCCGCTCAACGGTATCGTGGGGTTAAGCCGCATTCTGCTCGATACCGAACTGACGACCGAGCAGGAGAAATATCTGAAAACGATCCACGTTTCAGCGGTTACGCTCGGCAATATCTTCAACGATATCATTGATATGGATAAGATGGAGCGGCGCAAAGTCCAGCTGGATAACCAGCCGGTGGACTTTACCGGCTTCCTGGCCGATCTGGAGAACCTCTCCGGCCTGCAGGCGCAGCAGAAAGGGCTACGCTTTGTGATGGAGCCAACCCTGCCGCTGCCGCACAAGGTGGTGACTGACGGTACGCGTCTGCGCCAGATCCTGTGGAACTTGATCAGCAACGCGGTCAAGTTTACCCAGAAGGGCCAGGTGGCGGTTCGCGTGCGTTACGGTGAGGGCGAGATGCTGCACTTCGAGGTGGAAGATTCCGGGATCGGTATTCCGCAGGAGGAGCAGGACAAGATTTTCGCCATGTATTATCAGGTTAAAGACAGCCAGGGGGGCAAACCTGCCACCGGTACCGGCATTGGCCTGGCCGTATCGCGCCGCCTGGCGAAGAGCATGGGGGGCGACATTACGGTGACCAGCAACCCTGGACACGGCTCGGTATTTAAACTGAGCGTCCGTGCCCCGGCGGTGGCGGAGGAGGTCGAGGATACCTTCGCCCACGACGATATGCCGCTGCCAGCCCTGCACGTGCTGCTGGTGGAAGACATTGAGCTGAACGTGATAGTGGCGCGCTCGGTGCTGGAGAAACTCGGCAGCAGCGTGGATGTCGCCATGACCGGTAAGGCCGCGCTGGAGATGTTCACCCCAGGAGAATACGACCTGGTGCTGCTGGACATTCAGCTTCCGGACATGACCGGGCTCGATATCTCCCGGGAGCTGACCAGCCGCTACGCCAGCGATGAACTACCGCCGCTGGTGGCACTGACCGCCAACGTGCTGAAAGACAAAAAAGAGTACCTCGATGCCGGTATGGACGACGTACTGAGCAAACCGCTGGCGGTACCTGCCTTAACCGCCATGATCAAGAAGTACTGGGACACCTGTGACGAAGAGGAGAGCACCATGACGACGGTAGATACGGAAAAAGCGCAGTCATTGCTGGATATCGAGATGCTGGAGCAGTACATCGATCTGGTGGGCCCGAAGTTGATTACCGACGGTATCGCCATATTTGAAAAGATGATGCCGGGCTATCTGAACGTGCTGGAGTCCAACCTGACGGCGCGGGATCAGAAAGGCGTGGTTGAAGAGGGCCACAAGATCAAAGGTGCCGCTGGATCTATTGGTTTGCGCCATCTGCAGCAGTTGGGCAAGCAGATCCAGTCTCCGGAATTACCGGCGTGGGAAGATAACGTGGGTGAATGGGTTGAAGAGATGAAGCAGGAGTGGCAAAACGATGTGGCCGTCCTGAAAGCCTGGGTGGAGAACAGAAAAAAATGA
- the elbB gene encoding isoprenoid biosynthesis glyoxalase ElbB, producing MKKVGVVLSGCGVYDGSEIHEAVLTLLALARNGAEAVCFAPDKAQTDVINHLTGEPLAESRNVLTEAARIARGQIRPLSEARAAELDALIVPGGFGAAKNLSDFALQGSACRVESDLKTLALQMHEAGKPLGFICIAPAMLPAIFDIPLRLTIGTDIDTAEVIEEMGGEHIPCPVDDIVVDEENRIVTTPAYMLAQNIAEVAAGIEKLVARVLVLAA from the coding sequence ATGAAAAAGGTCGGAGTAGTACTGAGTGGTTGCGGTGTTTACGATGGTTCTGAAATTCATGAAGCGGTTCTGACGCTGCTGGCGCTGGCGCGCAATGGCGCAGAAGCGGTCTGTTTCGCACCGGATAAAGCCCAGACTGATGTCATCAACCACCTCACCGGCGAACCGCTGGCGGAAAGCCGAAATGTCCTGACTGAAGCGGCGCGGATCGCTCGCGGGCAGATCCGCCCGCTCAGTGAGGCGCGTGCCGCAGAACTGGATGCGCTGATTGTGCCGGGCGGTTTTGGTGCCGCAAAGAACCTCAGCGATTTTGCTCTTCAGGGCAGCGCCTGCCGGGTGGAGAGCGATTTAAAAACCCTGGCGCTACAGATGCATGAGGCCGGAAAACCGCTGGGCTTTATCTGCATTGCCCCGGCGATGCTGCCGGCCATCTTTGATATTCCGCTGCGTCTGACCATCGGTACTGACATTGATACTGCTGAGGTCATCGAGGAGATGGGCGGGGAGCATATCCCCTGTCCGGTGGACGATATCGTGGTCGACGAAGAGAACCGGATCGTGACCACCCCTGCTTACATGCTGGCGCAGAACATTGCCGAGGTCGCGGCAGGCATTGAGAAACTGGTCGCCCGGGTGCTGGTGCTGGCAGCATGA
- the mtgA gene encoding monofunctional biosynthetic peptidoglycan transglycosylase: MKLKRPRSGWVRRIVIRVLLVLAVFWGGGIALFSFLPVPFSAVMIERQLGSWLRGDFSYIAHSDWVSMDEISPWMGLAVIAAEDQKFPEHWGFDVGAIEKALAHNERNESRIRGASTLSQQTAKNLFLWDGRSWMRKGLEAGLTLGIETVWSKKRILTVYLNIAEFGEGVFGVEAAAQRYFHKPASRLSASEAALLAAVLPNPIRFKASAPSGYVRSRQAWILRQMRQLGGEGFMQANKLH; the protein is encoded by the coding sequence ATGAAGTTGAAGCGTCCCCGATCTGGCTGGGTAAGACGGATCGTTATTCGCGTTCTGCTGGTGCTGGCGGTCTTCTGGGGCGGCGGCATTGCCCTGTTTAGCTTCCTGCCGGTGCCGTTTTCCGCGGTGATGATTGAACGTCAGCTGGGGAGCTGGCTGCGAGGCGATTTCAGCTATATTGCCCACTCTGACTGGGTGAGTATGGATGAGATCTCGCCGTGGATGGGGCTGGCCGTGATTGCCGCTGAAGATCAGAAGTTCCCGGAGCACTGGGGGTTTGACGTTGGGGCGATAGAGAAGGCGTTAGCGCATAACGAGCGTAATGAGAGCCGGATTCGCGGCGCATCGACGCTGTCTCAGCAAACGGCGAAGAATCTGTTTCTGTGGGACGGGCGTAGCTGGATGAGAAAGGGATTAGAAGCCGGGCTGACGCTGGGAATCGAAACGGTGTGGAGTAAAAAACGCATCCTGACGGTGTACCTGAATATCGCGGAGTTTGGCGAGGGTGTCTTTGGCGTCGAAGCCGCTGCCCAGCGCTATTTCCACAAACCTGCCAGTCGCCTGTCGGCATCCGAGGCCGCGCTGCTGGCCGCCGTGTTACCCAACCCAATTCGCTTTAAGGCCAGCGCGCCTTCAGGCTATGTACGCAGCCGTCAGGCGTGGATCCTGCGCCAGATGCGTCAACTGGGTGGGGAAGGCTTTATGCAGGCCAATAAGCTGCATTAA
- the npr gene encoding PTS phosphocarrier protein NPr: protein MTVKQTVEITNKLGMHARPAMKLFELMQGFDAEVLLRNDEGTEAEANSVIALLMLDSAKGRQIEIEATGPQEVEALAAVIALFNAGFDED from the coding sequence ATGACCGTAAAGCAGACCGTTGAGATCACCAATAAGCTGGGCATGCACGCACGCCCGGCAATGAAGTTATTTGAACTGATGCAGGGGTTTGACGCGGAAGTTCTGCTGCGTAATGACGAAGGCACTGAAGCCGAAGCCAACAGCGTAATTGCCCTGCTGATGCTGGACTCCGCCAAGGGCCGACAGATCGAAATCGAAGCCACCGGCCCGCAGGAAGTCGAGGCGCTGGCGGCAGTGATTGCCCTGTTCAACGCCGGGTTTGATGAGGATTAA
- the rapZ gene encoding RNase adapter RapZ, translated as MVLMIVSGRSGSGKSVALRALEDMGFYCVDNLPVVLLPELAKSLADRQISAAVSIDVRNMPESPEIFEQAMSSLPEAFSPQLLFLDADRNTLIRRYSDTRRLHPLSSKNLSLESAIDQESDLLEPLRSRADLIVDTSEMSVHELAEMLRTRLLGKRERELTMVFESFGFKHGIPIDADYVFDVRFLPNPHWDPKLRPMTGLDKPVAAFLDRHTEVHNFIYQTRSYLELWLPMLETNNRSYLTVAIGCTGGKHRSVYIAEQLADYFRSRGKNVQSRHRTLEKRKT; from the coding sequence ATGGTGCTGATGATCGTCAGCGGTCGTTCGGGATCCGGGAAATCGGTCGCCCTGCGAGCGCTGGAAGATATGGGCTTTTACTGCGTGGATAACCTGCCGGTAGTGCTGCTGCCCGAGCTGGCAAAATCCCTTGCCGATCGGCAGATTTCCGCCGCAGTCAGCATCGACGTGCGTAACATGCCGGAATCGCCGGAGATCTTTGAGCAGGCGATGAGCAGTTTGCCGGAGGCGTTTTCACCTCAGCTGCTGTTCCTTGATGCCGATCGCAATACGCTGATCCGTCGCTACAGCGATACCCGCCGCCTGCATCCGCTCTCCAGCAAAAACCTGTCGCTGGAAAGCGCCATCGATCAGGAGAGCGATCTGCTGGAGCCGTTGCGCTCACGCGCCGACTTGATCGTTGATACCTCCGAAATGTCCGTCCATGAACTGGCGGAGATGCTGCGTACCCGTCTGCTGGGCAAACGCGAGCGCGAGCTGACGATGGTGTTTGAATCCTTCGGCTTTAAGCACGGTATCCCTATCGATGCAGACTATGTGTTTGACGTGCGCTTCCTGCCGAACCCGCACTGGGATCCGAAGCTGCGTCCGATGACCGGCCTGGATAAGCCCGTCGCCGCGTTCCTTGACAGGCATACGGAAGTGCATAACTTTATCTATCAGACGCGCAGCTACCTTGAACTCTGGTTGCCGATGCTGGAGACAAACAATCGCAGCTACCTGACGGTGGCGATTGGCTGTACCGGGGGCAAACACCGTTCGGTCTATATTGCTGAGCAACTGGCTGACTATTTCCGCTCACGCGGCAAAAACGTGCAGTCCCGTCATCGTACGCTGGAAAAACGCAAAACATGA
- the ptsN gene encoding PTS IIA-like nitrogen regulatory protein PtsN: protein MMNNDSTLQLSSVLNQECTRSAVHCQSKKRALEIISELAAKQLSLPPQVVFEAILTREKMGSTGIGNGIAIPHGKLEEDTLRAVGVFVQLETPIAFDAIDNQPVDLLFALLVPADQTKTHLHTLSLVAKRLADKTICRRLRAAQSDEELYQIITETEGNQDDA, encoded by the coding sequence ATGATGAATAACGATTCAACTCTACAACTGAGCAGTGTCCTTAATCAGGAATGTACCCGCAGTGCCGTCCACTGCCAGAGCAAAAAACGTGCGCTGGAGATCATCAGTGAACTGGCCGCAAAACAGCTGAGCCTGCCGCCGCAAGTAGTCTTTGAAGCGATCCTGACCCGCGAAAAAATGGGCAGTACCGGCATCGGCAACGGCATCGCCATTCCCCATGGCAAACTTGAAGAGGATACGCTGCGCGCTGTAGGCGTGTTTGTTCAGCTGGAAACACCTATCGCTTTTGATGCCATTGATAACCAGCCTGTCGATTTGCTGTTTGCCCTGCTGGTGCCAGCCGATCAGACCAAAACACATTTGCACACCCTCTCGCTGGTGGCGAAACGTCTGGCGGATAAAACCATCTGTCGCCGTTTGCGCGCGGCACAGAGCGATGAGGAGCTTTATCAAATCATTACGGAAACGGAAGGCAATCAGGATGATGCGTAA
- the hpf gene encoding ribosome hibernation promoting factor, with protein sequence MQLNITGHNVEITEALREFVNTKFAKLEQYFERINQVYIVLKVEKVTHISDATLHVNGGEIHASAEGQDMYAAIDGLIDKLARQLNKHKDKLKQH encoded by the coding sequence ATGCAGCTCAACATCACTGGACACAACGTCGAGATCACTGAAGCTCTGCGCGAGTTTGTGAATACAAAATTCGCCAAGCTTGAGCAGTATTTCGAAAGGATCAATCAGGTCTACATTGTGTTAAAAGTGGAAAAAGTGACTCATATCTCGGATGCGACCCTGCATGTCAACGGAGGCGAGATCCATGCCAGTGCGGAAGGACAAGACATGTACGCGGCTATCGACGGCTTGATTGACAAGCTGGCACGACAGCTAAACAAACATAAAGATAAACTGAAACAACACTAA